From the genome of Macrobrachium nipponense isolate FS-2020 chromosome 43, ASM1510439v2, whole genome shotgun sequence, one region includes:
- the LOC135213572 gene encoding uncharacterized protein LOC135213572: MRALVILVAVTYCSAQLVLPSAPWVLPGANLLTVPSSDAEVKSVPLVSPYIHPLTTPYLHPYGLTPYSLPLGHHLPYVVAADSTLKATEFPYVYEKVEASAAPAEEAPAAVEEARRRRRDVSVPLPYLHAVPTTKDITVETKQFEAIDAATPADTTKIELTTKEHELTIPAVKYVQPHVNLKPVTYTAVSPAVLPYTAAVSPAVLPYYAGYPALHLPGALASAPVVKFE, from the exons ATGAGGGCTTTG GTGATTCTGGTCGCTGTTACTTACTGCTCAGCACAGCTGGTGCTGCCATCAGCGCCATGGGTGCTACCAGGAGCGAATCTGCTCACCGTCCCCTCCAGTGATGCCGAGGTCAAGTCTGTGCCATTGGTCAGCCCTTACATTCACCCCTTGACCACCCCTTACCTCCACCCGTATGGTCTCACCCCCTACAGCCTCCCCTTGGGACACCACCTTCCTTACGTAGTGGCTGCCGACTCAACCCTGAAGGCTACTGAGTTCCCCTACGTCTACGAGAAGGTTGAAGCATCAGCAGCACCTGCAGAGGAAGCACCTGCAGCAGTTGAAGAGGCCAGACGCCGCCGTCGCGACGTCTCAGTGCCCCTCCCTTACCTCCACGCGGTGCCCACGACAAAGGACATCACCGTCGAGACCAAGCAGTTCGAGGCTATCGACGCCGCCACCCCCGCTGACACCACCAAGATCGAGCTGACCACCAAGGAGCACGAGTTGACCATTCCCGCCGTCAAGTACGTGCAGCCCCACGTCAACTTGAAGCCCGTCACCTACACTGCTGTTTCTCCAGCTGTTCTCCCTTACACGGCTGCTGTTTCACCAGCTGTCCTGCCCTACTACGCTGGGTACCCTGCCCTTCACTTGCCAGGAGCCTTGGCATCAGCTCCAGTCGTCAAATTCGAATAA